A single Deltaproteobacteria bacterium DNA region contains:
- a CDS encoding sensor histidine kinase, with protein sequence MNKDTAYYERLRDVLTSGPGLARILDRSRIVIVAVDADRRMVYGTKSALDLAGVTDMNALLGRAPGDFFRCVNAEAAGCGNGPNCCECGVLLGIRAGLAGKESEESCSLTFQVGNRLEVRDFRVQALPFVLEGQPYVVLLFEDVGHEKRRRALERVFLHDILNSVGAIKGILTFLKSDLSGEHQELISSVLPHFDICVDEIAAQKKLLAAETDDLVLSCERFSVSELLRGLVHVYRQHALGSDRTIELDSRCGDAEMLGDRVVVHRICMNLLKNALEATHPGQTVRLEAVRDGNDFHISVHNPGRMPDEVQHQLFHRSFSTKGQGRGLGTYSVQLLCANYLGGRVWFESTETDGTTFHVVIPSGCSPRPQA encoded by the coding sequence ATGAACAAAGACACGGCGTACTACGAACGGCTGCGGGACGTGCTCACCAGCGGACCGGGTCTGGCCCGGATACTCGATCGTTCACGGATTGTGATCGTCGCGGTCGATGCGGACCGGCGCATGGTCTACGGGACCAAAAGCGCCCTGGATCTGGCAGGCGTCACGGATATGAACGCGCTTCTCGGCCGTGCTCCGGGGGATTTTTTCCGCTGCGTCAACGCCGAAGCCGCAGGCTGCGGCAATGGTCCGAACTGCTGCGAATGCGGTGTCTTGCTCGGCATCAGGGCCGGTCTGGCCGGAAAGGAGTCCGAGGAGTCCTGCTCTCTGACCTTCCAGGTCGGCAATCGCCTGGAAGTCCGCGATTTTCGCGTGCAGGCCCTGCCGTTTGTCCTTGAGGGTCAGCCGTATGTGGTTCTCCTGTTCGAGGATGTCGGGCACGAAAAACGGCGCCGCGCCCTGGAGCGGGTCTTTTTGCACGACATTTTGAACAGCGTTGGCGCCATCAAGGGAATTTTGACGTTTCTGAAAAGCGATCTGTCGGGCGAGCACCAGGAATTGATCAGCTCCGTGTTGCCGCATTTCGATATCTGCGTCGACGAAATCGCGGCCCAGAAAAAACTTCTGGCGGCCGAGACCGATGACCTGGTTCTGTCGTGCGAGCGGTTTTCCGTGTCGGAATTGTTGCGGGGGCTGGTGCATGTCTATCGGCAGCACGCCCTGGGCAGTGATCGGACCATCGAGCTCGATTCGCGCTGCGGCGATGCCGAGATGCTTGGCGATCGGGTCGTCGTGCACCGAATCTGCATGAATCTGCTTAAAAACGCCCTGGAGGCCACGCACCCGGGCCAGACCGTGCGCCTGGAAGCAGTTCGGGACGGCAATGATTTTCATATTTCCGTGCACAACCCCGGTCGCATGCCCGACGAGGTCCAGCATCAGCTTTTCCACCGTTCCTTTTCGACCAAGGGTCAGGGACGGGGTCTGGGCACCTACAGCGTGCAATTGCTGTGCGCCAATTATCTGGGCGGCCGGGTCTGGTTTGAATCGACCGAGACGGACGGCACCACTTTTCATGTCGTTATTCCCAGCGGCTGCTCACCCCGACCCCAGGCCTGA
- the hypF gene encoding carbamoyltransferase HypF, whose translation MKRWKWIITGGVQGVGFRPFVYKSALGAAVSGHVGNTSEGVVIEVQGEAGQLAAFEDLFAANLPPLARIADWKRQEIAPVAGEAGFRIKKSTGGAGHQVLISPDVATCADCLRDTLEPGGRRHHYPFTNCTNCGPRYTITRSIPYDRATTSMACFPMCPDCRTEYTDPLDRRFHAQPNACPVCGPQVWLTDRQGTRLAEKDAALAQTARLLLEGRILAMKGLGGFHLVCDARNAEAVAALRQRKNRKDKPLAIMVRDLDAARCLTRITEDEARLLSGPERPIVLLPAAPDRGLAPGLSPDTAYLGLMLPYTPLHHVLFALLNDASPAPPAALVMTSGNISADPICLGNREALARLAGIADFFLLHDRDILIRCDDSVLRWTDAAPQFIRRARGFTPSPIDLATDGPTVLGVGPLLKNTLCLTKGRQAFVSQHIGDLENLDTFTFFREIAAHLADILQVRPQAVVHDLHPDYMSTGFAREAGLPCLPLQHHFAHIHAVLAENRHQGPALGLALDGTGLGDDGTIWGGEGLFVDTTTLEQRRLARFSQVRLPGGDSAARQPWRMARAFLHALGIVAPGDKPWPWLERFGNADNIVGQMLDKGLNSPLSSSCGRLFDAVAGMLGLCPEISYEGQAAIILESSQDMAENRAYACPIVSRESLLEVDTATLFAQVHADWRAGESVGRISRRFHLGLLDGLTALCATLAGQTGCSRVGLSGGVMHNLTLTTELPRRLRAMGLVPLTHRHLPPNDACISLGQAAYGQTALHRQQE comes from the coding sequence ATGAAACGCTGGAAATGGATCATCACAGGCGGCGTCCAAGGCGTTGGATTCCGTCCGTTTGTCTATAAATCCGCCCTTGGCGCGGCCGTTAGCGGCCATGTCGGCAACACGTCCGAGGGCGTGGTCATCGAGGTGCAGGGCGAGGCCGGACAATTGGCCGCCTTCGAGGATCTGTTCGCGGCCAACCTGCCCCCGCTAGCCCGCATCGCGGACTGGAAACGCCAGGAGATCGCGCCCGTGGCCGGCGAAGCCGGATTTCGCATCAAAAAAAGCACGGGCGGCGCCGGCCATCAGGTGCTGATCAGCCCGGACGTGGCCACCTGCGCCGACTGCCTGCGCGACACCCTGGAACCGGGTGGCCGCCGCCATCATTACCCGTTCACCAACTGCACCAACTGCGGCCCGCGCTACACCATCACCCGGTCCATCCCCTACGACCGGGCGACAACGTCCATGGCCTGTTTTCCCATGTGCCCCGACTGTCGGACCGAGTACACGGATCCCCTGGATCGGCGTTTTCACGCCCAGCCCAATGCCTGCCCGGTCTGCGGCCCCCAGGTCTGGCTGACGGACCGCCAGGGAACGCGGCTGGCCGAAAAGGACGCGGCCCTGGCCCAAACGGCCAGACTCCTGCTTGAGGGCCGCATTCTGGCCATGAAGGGCCTGGGCGGATTCCATCTGGTCTGCGACGCCCGTAACGCCGAGGCCGTGGCCGCCTTGCGCCAGCGCAAGAACCGCAAGGACAAACCTCTGGCAATCATGGTCCGCGACCTGGACGCGGCCCGATGCCTGACCCGGATCACCGAGGACGAGGCGCGGCTGCTTTCGGGCCCGGAGCGCCCCATCGTGCTGCTTCCGGCCGCACCGGACCGAGGGCTGGCGCCGGGACTGTCCCCGGACACCGCGTATCTGGGCCTGATGCTGCCCTACACCCCGCTTCATCACGTGCTCTTCGCCCTGCTCAATGACGCCTCTCCGGCCCCGCCCGCCGCCCTGGTCATGACTTCCGGGAATATCAGCGCCGACCCCATCTGCCTGGGCAACCGCGAGGCCCTGGCCCGTCTGGCCGGTATCGCGGACTTTTTCCTGCTCCATGACCGCGACATCCTCATCCGCTGCGACGATTCGGTGCTGCGCTGGACGGACGCGGCGCCCCAGTTCATCCGCCGGGCGCGCGGCTTCACGCCCTCGCCCATCGACTTGGCCACGGACGGCCCCACGGTTTTGGGCGTGGGGCCGCTGCTCAAGAACACCCTGTGTCTGACCAAGGGCCGACAGGCCTTTGTTTCCCAACATATCGGGGATCTGGAAAACCTGGACACCTTCACCTTTTTCCGCGAGATCGCGGCCCATCTGGCCGACATTCTACAAGTCCGGCCCCAGGCGGTGGTCCACGACCTGCATCCGGACTACATGAGCACCGGCTTTGCCCGCGAAGCCGGCCTGCCCTGTCTGCCCCTGCAGCATCATTTCGCCCACATCCATGCCGTGCTGGCCGAAAACCGCCATCAGGGCCCGGCCCTGGGGCTGGCCCTGGACGGCACCGGCCTGGGCGACGACGGCACTATCTGGGGCGGCGAGGGCCTTTTCGTGGACACGACGACATTGGAGCAGCGCCGTCTGGCCCGGTTTTCCCAGGTCCGCCTGCCCGGCGGCGACAGCGCGGCCCGGCAGCCCTGGCGCATGGCCAGGGCGTTTCTGCATGCCCTGGGCATCGTCGCTCCGGGCGACAAACCCTGGCCCTGGCTGGAACGCTTCGGGAATGCGGACAACATTGTCGGCCAGATGCTCGACAAGGGCCTCAACAGCCCGCTGTCCTCGAGTTGCGGCCGGCTGTTCGACGCCGTGGCCGGCATGCTCGGATTGTGTCCGGAAATATCCTACGAGGGACAGGCGGCCATCATTTTGGAATCCAGCCAGGACATGGCCGAAAATCGCGCCTATGCCTGCCCCATCGTGAGTCGCGAAAGTTTGCTCGAGGTGGACACCGCCACTCTTTTCGCGCAAGTCCATGCCGACTGGCGGGCCGGGGAATCCGTCGGACGTATCAGCCGCCGCTTCCACCTTGGCCTCCTCGATGGCCTGACCGCGCTCTGCGCCACCCTGGCCGGACAAACGGGCTGTTCCCGCGTGGGCTTGAGCGGCGGGGTCATGCACAATCTGACCCTGACCACGGAGTTGCCCCGCCGTCTGCGCGCCATGGGACTCGTGCCGTTGACCCATCGCCATCTGCCACCCAATGACGCCTGTATCTCCCTCGGACAGGCCGCCTACGGGCAGACGGCCCTGCACAGACAACAGGAGTAA
- the sppA gene encoding signal peptide peptidase SppA, whose translation MRILTDIGALLSSLWKIVDWLRRAVLNTLFLVLLTVIVVAIFVRPRADLEPNSVLVLDPSGVLVEEIQPPDPAEALLREMDPENGLTGESRVQDIVDAVTRAADDPNIQAMLIEPENLKGCDTTKLLTIGKAIKTFKERGKPVFSHATTYTQGQYLLASNADQISVTSLGGVALTGFGTYPTFFKGLLDKARVNFHVFRVGDYKSAVEPFTRDSMSEEAKSMNRVWLDELWATYQAEIAANRHLPPDSPSRYVETIDTALAAMSGNAAKLAVSAKLVDLIQAPDQFRRHVTEKLGNPPDDPRQIGWRDYLRANPGSPVRDEEVIAIIRARGAIMPGQQPASRIGSETMADLFEQAREDPAIVAVVLRIDSPGGSATASEEIHREIIRTQDAGKPVVVSMGSLAASGAYWIASAANRIVAEPTTLTGSIGIFAAFPTFENTALEWGVTTDGVGTTTLADLGHPLRPLAGKTEAAIGHLLRFGYDTFLDRVAQGRRIPIDKVEDSAGGRVFSGREALGRKLVDQLGGLDEAILVASDLAGLKSAATKELRRELSPRETLMQSLFSGVAALLPAPDPHLAAVLFAVDEHARVLSSFTDPRHLYARSLECEVSLR comes from the coding sequence ATGCGTATTTTGACCGATATTGGCGCGTTGCTGTCCAGTCTGTGGAAAATCGTGGACTGGCTGCGCCGGGCCGTGCTGAACACGCTTTTTCTTGTTCTTCTGACCGTCATCGTGGTGGCCATTTTCGTGCGGCCACGCGCCGACCTGGAACCCAATTCGGTTCTCGTGCTCGATCCCTCGGGCGTTCTGGTCGAGGAGATCCAGCCACCCGATCCAGCCGAGGCCCTGCTGCGCGAGATGGACCCCGAAAACGGTCTGACCGGGGAGAGCCGCGTCCAGGACATCGTGGACGCCGTGACCAGGGCCGCCGACGATCCAAACATTCAGGCCATGCTCATCGAGCCCGAGAACCTGAAGGGCTGCGACACGACCAAGCTGCTGACCATCGGCAAGGCCATCAAAACCTTCAAGGAACGCGGCAAGCCCGTGTTCAGCCACGCCACGACATACACCCAGGGTCAGTACCTGTTGGCCTCCAACGCGGATCAGATTTCCGTCACGTCCCTGGGCGGCGTGGCCCTGACCGGTTTTGGCACGTACCCGACCTTTTTCAAGGGATTGCTGGACAAGGCCAGGGTCAACTTTCATGTCTTTCGCGTCGGCGACTACAAAAGCGCCGTCGAACCCTTCACCCGGGATTCCATGTCCGAGGAAGCCAAGTCCATGAACCGGGTCTGGCTGGACGAGCTGTGGGCAACCTATCAGGCCGAAATCGCCGCCAACCGCCACCTTCCCCCCGACAGCCCGAGTCGGTACGTGGAAACCATCGACACGGCCCTGGCCGCAATGTCCGGCAACGCGGCCAAGCTGGCCGTGAGCGCCAAGCTGGTCGATCTGATCCAGGCTCCGGATCAATTCCGACGCCATGTGACCGAAAAACTGGGCAACCCGCCCGACGATCCGCGCCAAATCGGCTGGCGCGACTATCTGCGGGCCAATCCGGGATCACCGGTCCGGGACGAGGAAGTCATCGCCATCATCCGCGCCCGGGGAGCCATCATGCCCGGACAGCAGCCCGCGAGCAGGATCGGCAGCGAAACCATGGCCGATCTTTTTGAACAGGCCCGCGAGGACCCCGCCATCGTGGCCGTGGTGCTGCGCATCGACAGCCCCGGCGGCAGCGCCACTGCGTCCGAGGAAATCCACCGTGAAATCATCCGCACCCAGGACGCGGGCAAGCCCGTGGTCGTGTCCATGGGCAGTCTGGCCGCCTCCGGCGCGTATTGGATCGCCTCGGCCGCCAACCGCATCGTGGCCGAACCGACCACTCTGACCGGTTCCATCGGCATTTTCGCCGCGTTTCCGACCTTCGAAAACACCGCCCTCGAATGGGGCGTGACCACCGACGGCGTCGGCACCACCACGCTGGCCGACCTCGGCCACCCCCTGCGCCCGCTGGCCGGCAAGACCGAGGCCGCCATCGGGCATCTGCTGCGCTTCGGCTACGACACCTTTCTCGACCGGGTTGCCCAGGGCCGACGCATTCCGATCGACAAGGTCGAGGATTCGGCCGGGGGCCGGGTTTTCAGCGGCCGCGAGGCCCTTGGCCGCAAGCTCGTGGACCAACTGGGCGGCCTGGACGAGGCCATTCTCGTGGCCAGCGATCTGGCCGGGCTGAAATCCGCCGCGACCAAGGAACTCCGCCGGGAACTGTCCCCACGGGAAACCCTGATGCAAAGCCTGTTCTCCGGCGTCGCGGCCCTTCTCCCCGCCCCCGACCCACACCTCGCGGCGGTGCTCTTCGCCGTGGACGAACACGCCCGCGTCCTGTCCAGCTTCACCGATCCGCGACACCTGTATGCCCGCAGCCTGGAATGCGAGGTCAGTCTCCGGTGA